In Xiphias gladius isolate SHS-SW01 ecotype Sanya breed wild chromosome 16, ASM1685928v1, whole genome shotgun sequence, a genomic segment contains:
- the LOC120801816 gene encoding probable ribonuclease ZC3H12C, with amino-acid sequence MGLKDHLEDGTGHILSLELDLDYLHVEGAERQGGLSTATGAGNVGVLQVRAGAPSNSSNSIGSSSTSFSTHSSYSSSSSCSNFSEESAVSDSEDERLQNGSGSESQNPHRHQPHLRHQESPSVCQQVRLDLTPNRSQGCPTQPETTPPTDPVTDCRTKVEFALKLGYSEELVLLVLRKLGKDALINDVLGELVKLGTKTEMEQQGGPTVSDSPSVSLSSSLACSSSSSNSSLDSCRLLCPSQLLEDKENLRPVVVDGSNVAMSHGNKEVFSCQGIQLAVDWFLERGHRDITVFVPAWRKEQSRPDAVITDQEILRRLEKEKILVFTPSRRVQGRRVVCYDDRFIVKLAYESDGIIVSNDNYRDLANEKPEWKKFIDERLLMYSFVNDKFMPPDDPLGRHGPSLENFLRKRPVIPEHRKQPCPYGKKCTYGHKCKFYHPERGSQPQRAVADELRASAKISSVVSRGLLEDALMRKSQSSGQGMADAEPSRGTPKKQPNPIPQSSFTDLLEDRFRVQSKVEGCRGSNSSSSSSFSSSFLGHPAPGGPPSSGSLDRWEHPGGRGGSSSRIAGVSGPSQADTCHRYESPELDYSSMLKTYSSLSLVVPQSPECFFPADLRAGSLLSDCSSEGSVSSDSFSPDSLLDDGPKCHHHHHPHHHHHCSGQYTHPASRVPPGLGQLAPHGYPVPQALQRQHGFGLENLSSSVTSHASPHPYKTPSAYVPPHLQHPLLSSFPGEFPTRPQCQPQTSTAHSHSQSSVLGRKPMGSLWQEGGLQDSRVYEGSPLHSRRNYPGLNPQPQHLISWDTHYQQSPKPCYDLFTFQSHPEVHEKDWHSLWGRQAHSSPRGLSNLSLPPPAQLSLPSNSSQKTQLPSVPQHQEPPALGRYQDLRERMFINLCGIFPTDLVRMVMTRNPHVMDAQELAAAILMEKSQLGS; translated from the exons ATGGGCCTGAAGGACCATCTGGAGGATGGGACAGGCCACATCCTCAGCCTGGAGCTGGATCTGGACTACCTCCATGTGGAAGGTGCTGAGCGGCAGGGCGGCCTGAGCACCGCAACAGGTGCTGGGAATGTAGGAGTCTTGCAGGTCCGAGCTGGTGCCCCGAGTAACAGCAGTAACAGTATTGGTAGCAGTAGCACCAGTTTTAGCACTCATTCAAGctatagcagcagcagtagttgCAGTAACTTCTCTGAGGAGAGTGCCGTGTCTGACAGCGAAGATGAACGACTCCAGAATGGGTCTGGTTCTGAATCACAAAATCCTCATCGACATCAGCCTCACCTGCGCCACCAAGAGTCCCCCTCAGTCTGTCAGCAGGTCAGGCTGGACCTGACACCAAACCGATCCCAGGGATGCCCCACACAGCCAGAAACAACACCTCCTACTGACCCTGTCACAGACTGCCGCACCAAAGTGGAGTTTGCTCTCAAGCTAGGCTACTCTGAGgagctggtgctgctggtgctgaGGAAGCTGGGCAAAGACGCACTCATTAACGATGTCCTGGGAGAGCTGGTGAAACTGGGAACCAAGACAGAGATGGAGCAGCAAGGAGGTCCCACTGTCTCTGactctccctccgtctctttGTCATCCTCTTTGGCCtgctcctcctcgtcctccaaCTCCTCTCTGGACTCCTGTCGGCTGCTTTGTCCGTCTCAGCTGCTGGAGGACAAGGAAAACCTTCGGCCTGTCGTGGTGGATGGGAGCAACGTAGCCATGAG TCATGGAAATAAGGAGGTGTTCTCCTGTCAAGGCATCCAGCTGGCTGTAGATTGGTTCTTGGAGCGAGGTCACCGTGATATCACTGTCTTTGTTCCTGCCTGGAGGAAGGAGCAGTCGCGCCCTGATGCTGTCATCACAG acCAAGAGATTCTACGGCGACTCGAGAAAGAGAAGATCCTGGTCTTCACTCCATCTCGCCGTGTGCAGGGGCGCCGTGTGGTTTGCTATGACGACCGCTTCATCGTCAAGCTGGCCTATGAGTCGGACGGCATCATTGTTTCCAACGACAACTACCGTGACCTAGCCAATGAGAAGCCGGAGTGGAAGAAATTCATTGATGAGCGTCTGCTGATGTACTCCTTTGTGAATGACAA GTTCATGCCACCAGATGACCCCCTGGGACGCCATGGACCCAGTCTTGAGAACTTTCTGAGGAAGAGGCCTGTTATTCCTGAACACAGAAAGCAGCCATGCCCTTATG gGAAGAAGTGCACATATGGCCACAAGTGCAAGTTTTACCACCCTGAAAGGGGAAGCCAGCCCCAGCGTGCCGTGGCTGATGAGCTCCGTGCCAGTGCCAAAATTTCATCAGTAGTTTCCAGAGGTCTGCTGGAAGATGCCCTGATGAGGAAGAGCCAAAGTTCTGGTCAAGGAATGGCTGATGCCGAGCCAAGTCGGGGCACTCCAAAGAAACAGCCAAACCCCATCCCTCAAAGCTCCTTCACTGACCTCCTGGAGGACAGGTTTCGGGTCCAGTCCAAAGTGGAAGGCTGTAGGGGAAGcaacagtagcagcagcagtagcttTAGCAGCAGCTTTCTAGGGCATCCTGCTCCAGGGGGGCCCCCTTCATCGGGAAGTCTGGATCGATGGGAACACCCTGGGGGTAGAGGTGGAAGCAGTTCCAGGATTGCTGGAGTTTCAGGACCAAGCCAGGCTGACACTTGCCACAGATACGAGTCTCCAGAGCTGGACTACAGCTCAATGTTAAAGACCTACTCAAGCCTCAGTCTGGTAGTGCCACAGAGTCCTGAATGCTTCTTCCCAGCTGATCTGCGAGCTGGATCCCTGCTGTCAGACTGTAGCAGTGAAGGCAGTGTCAGCTCAGACTCTTTCTCCCCTGACTCCTTGTTAGATGATGGCCCCAagtgccaccaccaccaccatcctcatcaccatcatcactgCTCTGGCCAGTACACCCATCCTGCTAGCCGTGTCCCACCTGGACTGGGCCAGCTGGCTCCACATGGCTATCCAGTTCCTCAAGCACTGCAGAGACAGCATGGTTTTGGCTTGGAAAACCTTTCATCTTCTGTTACCTCTCATGCTTCTCCACATCCTTATAAAACCCCTTCAGCCTATGTCCCACCCCACCTTCAGCATCCATTACTGAGCAGTTTCCCAGGGGAATTCCCAACTCGTCCACAATGCCAACCTCAAACATCCACTGCTCACTCCCACTCTCAGAGCTCCGTCCTTGGCCGCAAACCGATGGGCTCCCTTTGGCAGGAAGGCGGGCTCCAGGACTCCCGAGTGTATGAAGGGTCACCACTTCATTCCAGAAGAAACTACCCTGGGCTAAACCCACAACCACAGCATCTGATAAGCTGGGACACCCATTACCAGCAGTCCCCTAAGCCTTGCTATGATCTGTTTACCTTCCAGAGCCATCCGGAAGTCCATGAAAAGGATTGGCACTCTCTTTGGGGCAGGCAAGCCCATTCATCACCACGTGGCCTTTCAAATTTAAGTCTTCCACCACCTGCGCAGCTTTCCCTTCCATCCAACTCTTCCCAAAAAACCCAACTGCCCTCAGTGCCCCAGCATCAGGAGCCCCCTGCCTTGGGTCGATACCAGGACCTTAGAGAGAGGATGTTCATTAACTTGTGTGGCATCTTCCCTACAGATTTGGTGAGAATGGTGATGACCAGAAACCCTCATGTTATGGATGCTCAGGAGCTTGCAGCTGCAATTTTGATGGAGAAATCGCAGCTCGGGTCTTGA